From the Tachyglossus aculeatus isolate mTacAcu1 chromosome X3, mTacAcu1.pri, whole genome shotgun sequence genome, the window tctctatatgttgccaatttgtacttcccaagcgcttagtacagtgctctgcacatagtaagcgctcaataaatacgattgatgatgatgataatgatgctatttgttagagaagcatagtggcttagtggaataataataataataataatggcatttattaaacgcttgctatgtgcaaagctctagcactggggaggttccaaggtgttcAAGTTGGAACCgggtttggaataataataataatgataataataataataatgacatttattaagcgcttgctatgtgcaaagctgtagcactggggaggttccaaggtgttcaggttggaaccgggtttggaataataataataatggcatttattaagcgcttactatgtgcaaagctgtagcactggggaggttccaaggtgttcaggttggaacccggtttgggggtcagaggtcatggcttctaatcaatcaatcatatttattgagcgcttactgtgtgcagagcactgcactaagcgcttgggaagtacaagttggcaacatctagagacggcccctacccaacagtgggttcagaccccaacacttgtcagctggctgactttgggcaagtctcttaatgataataaggatgatgatggcgtttattaagcgcttactctgtgccaagcaccgttctaagcgctggggaggttacaaggcgatcaggatggcccacggggggctcccagtcttcatccctattttacagatgaggtcactgaggcccagagaagtgaagtgacttgcccccaagtcacacggctgacagttggcagagccgggatttgaacccatgacctctgactcccaagcctgggcccttttcactgagccacgctgcttctcgaagcctCACTGagccacttcccttttctgggcctcagtgacctcatctgtaaaatggggatgaataataataataataacaataataataataaataataatgacatttattaagcacttactatgtgtaaagcactgttctaagcgctggggaggttgtacaGTGAtgagggatgaagattgtgagccccacatgggacaacctgatcaccttgtatccccccagcgcttggaacagtgctttgcacatagtaagcgcctaacaaataccatcattattattatttgttaagcccttactttgtgccaagcactggtctagactgtgagcccgttgttgggtaggggttgtctctatctggtgccgaattgtactttccaagcgctcagtacggtgctgggcacacagtaagcgctcagtaaatacgattgaatgaatgttctaagcactgggatagacgcaaggtgatcagatgtctgctgtgtgaccttgggcaagtcacttctctgagcctcagttccctcatctgtcaaatggggatgaagactgggagccccatgtgggacaacctgatcacctcgtatccccccagagcttagaacagtgctttgcacatagtaagcgcttaacaaatgccatcgtcattattattattattatcaggttgtcccatgtggggctcccaggcttcatccccatttgacaggtgagggaactgaggcccagagaagtgaagtgacctacccaaggtcacacagcagacaacgggcggagtcgggatctattacggatgaatgaaagaatcctctTCACTGTTTCTTGCCGTTTTAATGTAGTCGGAGTACTGCAGTCTCTGTCCCGAATAGAAGTGTGAAAAATCAGAAGGTACAATGTGGGAGGTACTAGGATTGGGACACATGAGATCTGCCCCTAATCTGAAGATGAATCACGCCGTTCATCGACATGAACTGGGCGAACGGCAATACCTTCTCCCTTCCTGGGCTTCCGAAAGGCTGAAAAATCCCTTCCTCAGCCGAGCTTACTTGGAAACTAAACTGCCACCCCCGATGCAGGTTGGGTCAGGTATGTAGACCTTCTTTACTATGGATGATTGGTGCAGGACGCAATAGCCACAGATCTCTaatagaagagagttggtagacacattccctgcccacagggagcttacagtccgacATTTTCCTTGATTGCTTAATTTTGGGCTAAGTTGGGGGAATACTGAGTGCTGAGAAAAACATCAAATGAAGCTTTGCTGTTGGGCCTTATTGTCTTCTTTCTCTTCTAGTCCAGTCTCAAAAGACGACAGATCTGATTCGGAAATGGCTTTGATTTCCGTACCAAGAGCCCATCGTTACACCTCCACCGTGCAAATCTACAGAGCCTTCGCTGCGCTAAGGAAAACCTTGAAACACACAGGTAAAGAAGACCGGGTATCTTTATGCCACCGGAGCTCCTCTCTGCCACCAGCCCAATCAAGACTCAGGCCCCACCATTCATTctataaaaaataccattcagaaACTGGGAATGAGGCTCATCTTCTCAGTGAACCTGCGTCCTCCCAAACAGCTGCGTGGGACCGATCTGAACGGGATAATGAACGCACTAACGAACAACCGTTTCGCAACAGGATAAGCGATGTCACTTCACCCGAGCAAGGGGTTGGGCTCATCGGTAACCTGCAGACCCCGTCCGGTACAACTTTGCCGCGGGTTTGCGAGCCGGAGCAGAACGGGCAGGGTCTGAGATGGCCTAAAGAAGGGCTAGACGGCGAAGTCCTCGGCGCGGTACGCTTTCAGTGTGGACACGAATCTCCCAACCCGTCAGACACCGGACTGCTGACTGCTTGGAAAGTTTTGACTCGGCTGCCCGTGGAACCCCAGAGTGGCTTAATAGGGCGCCTGGTGGCAGAGAGCCAACACCGGCTTGATGAAGGACACTTGACAGTTAGTAGTCTCTGTATGCTGGGAGAAAGTTTGCTTGAAATCCAGGGCGCAGACAGCGCCATGCTAGAGCAAGTCGTCCAGCAGCTTCAGGAAAAAAACCTGGACAGATGTTCCCCCGAGGAAACAGCCTTGGTGTATAGGCTGCTTCAGGGGGCTGTCAGGGAGGTAGGGCAGTACCAAGCTCTTCTGAATCGAATGAACAATTTCTCCCTGTCTTTAGTTTCCAAACTGAGCCCTAAGTTGACAAGCCTAATACTTCACGCTTTGGTCAGCCTGGACCAGATACAGGCCCGCCGTCTGATGGTAAAGCTGGCTAAGCACTCTGCGAGGTACATCCCTCGCTTCACCCATGAAGAATTAGGAAAAGTGTTAGAGGCTTTCATTCACTTCGGGCACAGTGACGGGATCTTCACAGAAGCTCTGGAACGACACGTTTCCCGGTCCGGACCCCCCCTGACGCCGTCTGCAGAATCATGGAGTATTCCAGTAGAAGATCGATTCTTTCAAAGCCCATCTTCGATGCGGCCGCGGAAAGTTTCGTTTCCCAGGCTGACGTTCTCACCCCCGACCAGATCTCTCGGATGATCGTACCATtgggacaactcaattacctACCACCTAATGCTTCTTCCCTCTTTAGGAAGCTCGAAAATACGCTGAG encodes:
- the FASTKD3 gene encoding LOW QUALITY PROTEIN: FAST kinase domain-containing protein 3, mitochondrial (The sequence of the model RefSeq protein was modified relative to this genomic sequence to represent the inferred CDS: inserted 1 base in 1 codon) produces the protein MALISVPRAHRYTSTVQIYRAFAALRKTLKHTGKEDRVSLCHRSSSLPPAQSRLRPHHSFYKKYHSETGNEAHLLSEPASSQTAAWDRSERDNERTNEQPFRNRISDVTSPEQGVGLIGNLQTPSGTTLPRVCEPEQNGQGLRWPKEGLDGEVLGAVRFQCGHESPNPSDTGLLTAWKVLTRLPVEPQSGLIGRLVAESQHRLDEGHLTVSSLCMLGESLLEIQGADSAMLEQVVQQLQEKNLDRCSPEETALVYRLLQGAVREVGQYQALLNRMNNFSLSLVSKLSPKLTSLILHALVSLDQIQARRLMVKLAKHSARYIPRFTHEELGKVLEAFIHFGHSDGIFTEALERHVSXVRTPPDAVCRIMEYSSRRSILSKPIFDAAAESFVSQADVLTPDQISRMIVPLGQLNYLPPNASSLFRKLENTLSSRFGTFPPRTLLDILHSCTLIGRYPVNFMSKIFSPCFLQHLQAQDSGLNHLVLSQLTQLFLTVILECPFYKGPKLLPKYQVKSFLTPSGSLETPVDFHLYKSVKKGLVCLLGARAYFASKVLTPYCYTIDVELKLNEEGFVLPVSGYDEVHKRIALCIDGPKRLCFNSQHLIGKEAIKQRHLQLLGYEVVQIPYYEVEILQTRRAVMEYLQKKLFPHTYGLRQ